A window of Metabacillus sp. B2-18 contains these coding sequences:
- the gltB gene encoding glutamate synthase large subunit yields the protein MTYNQIPKAQGLYRPEFEHDACGIGLYAHIKGHATHDIVKKGLSMLCQLDHRGGQGSDPLTGDGAGLMVQIPDAYFKKACQEMTLPESGRYGVGMMFFSNDDSERQQIEEQLNKFIEAEGQTLLGWRDVPVNAEEIGPVAKLSCPVVRQVFIGADESIQDNITFERKLYVIRKQAENWARERELRFYFTSLSSSTIVYKGLLTPEQVDAFYLDLQDEDFVSAFSLVHSRFSTNTFPSWERAHPNRYLIHNGEINTLRGNMNWMKAREQQFVSEAFGEDLNKVLPILDVDGSDSSILDNAFEFFVLAGRKPAHAAMMMIPEPWTENPHMSPEKRAFYEYHSCLMEPWDGPTAISFTNGKQIGAILDRNGLRPARYYVTKDDYIIFSSEVGVIEVDEKDVLYKDRLSPGKMLLIDLEQGRIISDEEIKEEMAQEEPYQEWLTEQLIKLENQAADLEEEVVTDIPERQQAFGYTYEDIQKYLLPIITEGKDPLGSMGNDTPLAVLSDRPQSLFNYFKQLFAQVTNPPIDAIREQIVTSTMTLLGTEGNILHPTKENARRIQLDSPVLSNDQLAQLRLNLHSGFKSKTLQALFTDNLDAAVNELCAEADQAIADGVNIIIISDRAMNSVKVAIPALLAVGAIHQHLVRQGTRTKASLVIESGEAREVHHFAALIGYGVDAINPYLAFATYKEAVLDGSLSYSYDEVVAKYIKGVTEGVVKVMSKMGISTVQSYRGAQIFEAVGISQEVVDRFFTGTATQLGGIDLDTIAKEAVLRHKDAFSEKVDKVLDSGSDFQWRKNGEHHAFNPKTIHTLQWACRKNDYSLFKQYSEAANEERIGFLRNLFSFNSKKQSISIDEVESVDSIVKRFKTGAMSFGSLSKEAHETLAIAMNRLGGKSNSGEGGEDSNRFTADANGDLRRSAVKQIASGRFGVKSHYLVNADELQIKMAQGAKPGEGGQLPGNKVYPWVADVRGSTPGVGLISPPPHHDIYSIEDLAQLIHDLKNSNRDARISVKLVAKAGVGTIAAGVAKGAADVIVISGYDGGTGASPKTSIKHTGLPWELGLAEAHQTLMLNGLRDRVVLETDGKLMTGRDVALAAILGAEEYGFATAPLVVMGCIMMRVCHLDTCPVGVATQNPELRDKFTGDPDHIVNYMRFVAQEVREIMAELGFRTMDEMVGSTDVLEVSDRAKAHWKAKHLDLSTLLFQPEGTRTAKIKQNHKIEQSLDMVEILPKVEKAIESGTPIDASFTIKNINRVTGTIVGSEISKRYGEEGLPEDTITLRFTGSAGQSFGAFVPKGVTMHLTGDANDYLGKGLSGGKIIVKPSEDSSIVAADNVIIGNVPFYGATSGEAYINGHAGERFGVRNSGVNVVVEGVGDHGCEYMTGGRVVILGEVGKNFGAGMSGGIAYVLADNKNEFKATCNDEMIEFESLVDDQEINFLKEMIQNHYDYTGSPKAKFVLDHWTETVAKFVKVIPKDYKRMMNRIAEQMAAGLTNEEAIMSAFEANAKSEKKGSATKASRSKAVVQ from the coding sequence ATGACTTACAATCAAATACCTAAAGCACAAGGTCTCTACCGTCCTGAATTTGAACATGATGCATGCGGTATCGGTTTATACGCTCATATTAAAGGCCATGCTACACATGATATTGTAAAAAAAGGACTAAGTATGCTTTGTCAATTAGACCACAGGGGTGGACAAGGCAGTGACCCATTAACAGGAGATGGTGCCGGATTAATGGTACAAATTCCTGATGCATACTTCAAAAAGGCTTGTCAGGAAATGACCCTTCCTGAAAGTGGACGCTACGGTGTCGGAATGATGTTTTTCTCAAATGATGATTCAGAACGTCAACAGATTGAAGAACAATTAAACAAATTTATTGAAGCTGAAGGTCAAACTTTATTAGGTTGGAGAGATGTACCAGTAAACGCAGAAGAAATTGGACCAGTAGCAAAATTAAGCTGCCCAGTTGTTCGTCAAGTGTTTATTGGAGCAGATGAATCAATCCAAGATAATATTACGTTTGAACGTAAATTATATGTGATTCGTAAACAAGCTGAAAACTGGGCAAGAGAACGTGAACTACGTTTCTATTTTACTAGTCTTTCAAGCAGCACAATTGTCTACAAAGGACTATTAACTCCTGAACAAGTTGATGCATTTTATCTTGATCTACAGGATGAAGATTTCGTTTCTGCATTCTCTTTGGTTCACTCACGCTTTAGTACAAACACATTCCCAAGCTGGGAAAGAGCACATCCAAATCGCTACCTAATTCATAATGGAGAAATTAATACACTTCGTGGAAACATGAATTGGATGAAAGCAAGAGAACAACAATTCGTGTCAGAAGCATTTGGTGAAGATTTAAATAAAGTACTACCAATTCTAGATGTAGACGGTAGTGACTCGTCTATTTTAGATAACGCTTTTGAATTCTTTGTTTTAGCAGGTCGCAAGCCAGCTCATGCTGCGATGATGATGATTCCAGAACCTTGGACTGAGAATCCTCATATGAGTCCTGAAAAAAGAGCGTTCTATGAATATCATAGCTGCTTAATGGAACCATGGGATGGTCCAACCGCAATCTCGTTTACAAATGGTAAACAAATTGGTGCGATTTTAGATCGTAATGGTCTTCGTCCAGCACGATATTATGTAACAAAAGACGACTACATCATCTTCTCATCTGAAGTAGGTGTTATTGAAGTAGATGAAAAAGATGTTTTATACAAAGACCGCTTAAGCCCAGGGAAAATGTTGTTAATCGACTTAGAGCAAGGGCGTATCATTTCTGATGAAGAAATTAAAGAAGAGATGGCACAAGAAGAGCCGTATCAAGAGTGGTTAACTGAACAGCTTATTAAGCTTGAAAACCAAGCGGCAGATCTAGAAGAAGAAGTTGTAACAGATATTCCTGAGCGTCAACAAGCTTTTGGTTATACGTACGAAGATATCCAAAAATATTTACTTCCTATCATTACAGAAGGAAAAGACCCACTAGGTTCAATGGGGAATGACACTCCACTTGCGGTATTGTCAGATCGCCCACAATCTTTATTTAACTACTTTAAGCAATTATTTGCTCAAGTAACGAACCCGCCAATTGATGCAATTAGGGAACAAATTGTTACTTCAACAATGACGTTATTAGGTACTGAAGGAAATATTCTTCATCCTACGAAAGAAAACGCACGTAGAATTCAATTAGATTCACCTGTACTTTCAAACGATCAATTAGCACAATTACGTTTAAACTTACACTCTGGTTTTAAGAGTAAAACACTTCAAGCATTGTTTACGGATAATCTTGATGCGGCAGTGAATGAGTTATGTGCAGAAGCAGATCAGGCAATTGCTGATGGTGTAAATATCATTATTATATCAGATCGTGCCATGAACTCTGTGAAGGTTGCTATTCCAGCTCTTTTAGCAGTAGGTGCAATTCACCAACATTTAGTACGTCAAGGAACACGTACAAAGGCGAGTCTTGTCATTGAGTCTGGTGAAGCAAGAGAAGTTCATCATTTCGCGGCTTTAATTGGTTACGGAGTAGACGCAATTAATCCTTATTTAGCATTTGCAACTTATAAAGAAGCTGTTTTAGATGGTAGTCTTTCATACAGCTATGATGAAGTTGTAGCAAAATACATCAAAGGTGTTACTGAAGGTGTTGTAAAAGTAATGTCTAAGATGGGGATTTCTACTGTACAAAGTTACCGTGGAGCACAAATTTTTGAAGCAGTTGGAATCAGCCAGGAGGTTGTTGATCGATTCTTCACTGGTACAGCGACACAACTTGGTGGAATTGATCTAGATACAATTGCAAAAGAAGCTGTATTACGTCATAAAGATGCTTTTTCTGAAAAGGTTGACAAGGTATTGGATTCTGGTAGTGACTTCCAATGGAGAAAAAATGGGGAGCACCATGCATTCAATCCTAAGACAATTCATACGTTACAGTGGGCTTGTCGTAAAAATGATTACAGCCTGTTTAAACAATATTCTGAAGCTGCAAATGAAGAGAGAATTGGTTTCTTACGTAATCTATTCTCATTTAACAGCAAGAAACAATCCATTTCAATTGATGAAGTTGAATCAGTTGACTCAATCGTTAAACGTTTTAAAACTGGTGCGATGTCATTTGGTTCATTAAGTAAAGAAGCACATGAAACACTTGCGATCGCTATGAACCGTCTTGGCGGTAAGAGTAACAGTGGTGAGGGTGGAGAAGATTCAAACCGTTTTACTGCTGATGCAAACGGTGATCTTCGACGCAGTGCTGTGAAACAAATTGCATCTGGACGTTTTGGTGTTAAGAGTCACTATTTAGTAAATGCTGATGAACTGCAAATTAAAATGGCACAAGGTGCGAAGCCTGGTGAAGGTGGACAATTACCTGGTAACAAAGTTTACCCATGGGTTGCCGATGTTCGTGGTTCAACACCTGGTGTGGGATTAATCTCACCACCGCCTCACCATGATATTTATTCAATTGAGGATCTAGCACAGCTTATTCATGATTTGAAAAACTCAAATCGAGATGCACGTATCAGTGTAAAACTTGTTGCTAAAGCTGGTGTTGGTACAATTGCAGCAGGTGTTGCTAAAGGTGCTGCTGATGTTATTGTTATTAGTGGTTATGATGGTGGTACTGGTGCTTCTCCAAAAACAAGTATTAAACATACAGGTCTTCCATGGGAGCTTGGACTAGCGGAAGCTCACCAAACATTAATGCTTAACGGTCTTCGTGATCGCGTTGTATTAGAAACAGATGGAAAATTAATGACTGGTCGCGATGTAGCTCTAGCAGCTATCTTAGGTGCAGAAGAGTATGGCTTTGCCACAGCTCCACTTGTTGTTATGGGTTGTATTATGATGCGCGTTTGTCATTTAGATACTTGTCCAGTAGGGGTTGCAACACAAAATCCTGAGCTTCGTGATAAATTCACTGGAGATCCAGATCATATTGTGAACTACATGCGTTTTGTGGCTCAAGAAGTACGTGAAATTATGGCTGAGCTTGGCTTCAGAACAATGGATGAAATGGTTGGAAGCACGGATGTTTTAGAAGTAAGTGATCGTGCAAAAGCTCACTGGAAAGCAAAACATCTAGATCTTTCAACACTATTATTCCAACCTGAAGGTACTCGTACTGCAAAGATTAAACAAAACCATAAAATTGAACAATCACTGGATATGGTTGAAATTTTACCTAAAGTAGAAAAAGCAATCGAATCTGGTACGCCAATTGATGCTTCATTTACTATTAAAAATATTAACCGTGTTACAGGTACAATTGTTGGTAGTGAGATTTCAAAACGTTATGGTGAAGAAGGATTACCAGAGGATACAATTACCCTTCGTTTCACTGGCTCTGCTGGTCAAAGCTTTGGTGCATTTGTTCCTAAAGGTGTGACAATGCATTTAACTGGTGATGCCAATGACTACCTAGGAAAAGGTTTATCTGGTGGTAAAATTATTGTTAAACCTTCAGAGGATTCAAGCATTGTTGCTGCTGATAATGTGATCATCGGAAACGTACCATTCTATGGTGCAACAAGCGGTGAAGCATATATTAACGGTCACGCTGGTGAACGCTTCGGTGTTCGTAACAGTGGAGTAAATGTTGTTGTTGAAGGTGTAGGAGACCATGGCTGTGAATATATGACTGGTGGCCGTGTTGTGATTCTTGGTGAAGTTGGTAAAAACTTTGGTGCAGGTATGTCTGGTGGTATTGCATACGTACTTGCTGATAATAAGAATGAGTTCAAAGCAACTTGCAATGATGAAATGATTGAATTTGAGAGTTTAGTAGATGACCAAGAAATAAACTTCTTAAAAGAAATGATTCAAAATCATTATGACTATACAGGAAGTCCGAAAGCGAAATTTGTTCTAGATCATTGGACTGAAACAGTAGCGAAATTTGTGAAAGTTATTCCAAAAGATTACAAGCGTATGATGAATCGTATTGCTGAGCAAATGGCTGCTGGACTAACAAATGAAGAAGCAATTATGAGTGCGTTTGAAGCAAATGCAAAATCTGAGAAAAAAGGTTCGGCGACAAAAGCGTCACGTTCCAAAGCAGTAGTACAGTAG
- a CDS encoding LysR family transcriptional regulator, whose translation MELRQLRYFMEVAEREHVSEAAQYLHVAQSAISRQIANLEAELGVTLFEREGRNVKLTPIGKVFLTHTKTAMKAIDYAKKQIDEYLDPERGTIKIGFPTSLASHLLPTVISAFKDKHPNVAFHLRQGSYKFLIDSVVNREIDLAFLGPVPQNNPEVEGTILFTESISALIPSSHHLASKSSILLNELRNDSFVLFPRGFVLQEIVVEACKQAGFVPNISSVGEDLDAIKGLVSAGMGVTLLPESTFHESIPRFTVKIPIELPIVRRSVGIIVSKKRDLAPSEKVFYKFVKDFFSMLEQYQ comes from the coding sequence ATGGAATTACGACAATTACGTTATTTTATGGAAGTAGCTGAGCGTGAGCATGTATCTGAAGCTGCTCAATATTTACATGTTGCTCAATCTGCGATAAGTAGACAAATTGCTAATCTTGAAGCGGAATTAGGTGTTACCTTATTTGAAAGAGAAGGTCGGAATGTCAAGCTTACACCGATCGGAAAGGTGTTTCTTACTCATACAAAAACTGCAATGAAAGCAATTGATTATGCGAAAAAACAAATCGATGAGTACTTAGACCCTGAGAGAGGAACAATTAAGATTGGATTTCCAACAAGTCTCGCAAGTCACTTGTTGCCAACCGTTATATCAGCATTTAAGGATAAACATCCAAATGTTGCCTTTCATTTACGTCAAGGCTCTTATAAATTTTTAATTGATTCTGTTGTAAATCGTGAAATTGATTTAGCATTTTTAGGGCCAGTCCCTCAAAATAATCCTGAAGTTGAAGGAACAATTTTATTTACAGAGAGCATTTCTGCTTTAATACCATCATCACACCATCTAGCATCAAAAAGCAGTATTCTGCTCAATGAGTTAAGAAATGACTCTTTTGTTCTTTTCCCTAGAGGCTTTGTACTACAAGAAATAGTGGTGGAAGCTTGTAAGCAAGCAGGATTTGTTCCAAACATTTCTTCTGTAGGAGAAGATTTGGACGCTATCAAAGGTTTAGTTTCAGCAGGAATGGGTGTTACTTTGTTGCCAGAAAGTACATTTCATGAGTCCATCCCCCGCTTTACAGTAAAAATACCAATTGAACTTCCGATAGTTAGACGTTCAGTTGGTATTATTGTTTCTAAGAAAAGAGATCTTGCCCCTTCCGAAAAAGTGTTTTATAAATTTGTAAAAGACTTTTTCTCGATGCTAGAGCAATATCAATAA